In the genome of Vanacampus margaritifer isolate UIUO_Vmar chromosome 1, RoL_Vmar_1.0, whole genome shotgun sequence, one region contains:
- the snphb gene encoding syntaphilin isoform X2, translating into MSAPAPASRRSASGSRRFDYCRFIELDYVPMETGYMVSMRPTKGYASTAKGHASTKSPDRHSRPTNSPSTPRSRRSPAGPSNRDPYGNASLSSSSNSGSCKGSDCSPTKGRHQKYISCTDNHGIRPPPPEQYLTPLQQKEVCIRHLRAKLKETITTLQNRDTEIDELREKLYRMQEDWVEEECHRVEAQLALKEARLEIQQLKQAVDTVRDRLSDAGGLSGDIGVQKYFQDITTQNHKLENLLLNMELAQVGLAKEGEAIAGRRTRVGGSAPASVSGESPGGIPKPAIGGRGSCSCDGSPARSLTRSSTYTKLSDQAANLNGNGADFPCLSADGTQDSGFVCCGESSSVPSRADLLLEAAFLSEETASLLNSYAQTFSRTTSNSLPHTYSQTLPRSFPHNLSHSVPHTMPHSATYEKLCSGERLPTFRCGLGGGSCMNHPCLSHHHLYLHPLHETGIQTESCPIPATSGCPSDLDTIAEQRTFRSQACSPTSTWMSDEGEEDIDSITTTTSTTRSTVMSTATEPIPFSKLPRVNSIPRSATVTCSMESPTCEGKEDEEEEPAAVDDRDEMSGVQPTEVQLKTEPGKLVGDQEESKEVALCISAERKEGLWIVEDRPFVEIANSNKIHQADGLIQTETSGLSPCSPESPQGGEQPHTSQPKRFISNEEGAGVIAVGVHDSEDDEESDAEERGEEGASAAAEEGDSTSDPGTVQKSYWSRHFLVDLLAVAIPVVPTVAWLCRGPVRVGQPMYHFGSLLRGCCTVALHSLRRGGGLRHYPAGGGDLGGSQM; encoded by the exons ATGTCTGCCCCTGCTCCAGCCAGTCGGAGGTCTGCATCGGGCTCTCGCCG GTTTGACTATTGCAGGTTCATAGAGCTAGACTACGTCCCCATGGAGACAGGTTACATGGTGTCTATGCGCCCGACTAAAGGCTATGCATCCACTGCAAAAGGACACGCTTCCACCAAGTCCCCGGACCGCCATAGCCGTCCAACAAACTCCCCCTCTACCCCTCGCTCCCG GCGGTCACCGGCAGGCCCCAGCAACAGGGATCCTTATGGCAATGCCTCCCTCAGTAGCAGCAGCAACTCCGGCTCTTGTAAAGGCAGCGACTGCAGCCCAACCAAAGG ACGTCACCAGAAGTACATATCATGTACTGACAACCACGGTATTCGGCCCCCGCCACCAGAACAATACCTCACACCTCTGCAGCAAAAGGAGGTGTGCATCCGCCACCTGCGGGCCAAGCTAAAAGAAACTATCACCACACTGCAAAACAG GGACACAGAGATAGATGAGTTAAGAGAAAAGCTTTACAGGATGCAGGAGGACTGGGTGGAAGAGGAGTGCCACCGCGTGGAGGCTCAGCTGGCACTGAAGGAGGCGCGACTGGAGATCCAACAACTTAAACAGGCCGTGGACACGGTCCGCGACAGGTTGAGCGATGCCGGGGGACTCAGCGGGGACATCGGGGTCCAGAAGTACTTTCAAGACATCACCACTCAAAACCACAAGCTTGAGAACCTGTTGCTCAACATGGAATTAGCTCAGGTGGGATTAGCCAAGGAGGGAGAAGCCATAGCAGGCCGTCGAACCCGCGTTGGGGGTTCAGCGCCAGCGTCAGTGTCTGGGGAAAGTCCAGGAGGAATACCAAAACCAGCAATAGGAGGAAGGGGGTCTTGTTCTTGTGATGGTTCGCCAGCCCGTTCTCTGACCCGTAGCTCCACCTACACCAAACTGAGTGATCAAGCAGCAAACCTAAATGGCAACGGTGCGGATTTTCCTTGTCTTTCAGCTGATGGCACTCAGGACAGTGGCTTTGTCTGCTGCGGGGAGAGCAGTAGTGTCCCGAGTCGGGCCGACCTGCTCCTAGAGGCCGCCTTCCTTTCTGAGGAAACAGCTTCATTGCTCAACTCCTACGCACAAACCTTTTCCCGCACCACATCCAACTCTTTACCTCACACTTACTCCCAAACCTTACCTCGTTCGTTCCCTCACAACCTGTCACACTCGGTGCCCCACACTATGCCGCACTCCGCCACCTATGAGAAGCTGTGCTCGGGTGAACGCCTGCCAACATTTCGTTGTGGCTTAGGTGGAGGCAGCTGTATGAACCACCCATGCTTGTCACACCATCACCTCTACCTACACCCCCTACACGAGACAGGCATCCAGACTGAGAGCTGTCCCATTCCAGCAACATCAGGTTGCCCATCAGACTTGGATACGATTGCTGAACAGCGTACCTTCAGATCCCAAGCCTGCAGCCCAACTTCAACTTGGATGTCCgatgaaggagaagaagatATAGActccatcaccaccaccacttcTACAACCAGATCAACTGTCATGAGCACAGCCACAGAGCCGATTCCATTTTCCAAATTGCCTCGGGTTAATTCCATTCCGCGTTCTGCCACTGTGACCTGTTCCATGGAGAGTCCTACGTGTGAAGGAAAGGAAGACGAAGAGGAAGAACCTGCTGCAGTGGACGATCGGGATGAAATGTCAGGAGTCCAACCAACAGAAGTACAGCTGAAGACAGAGCCAGGAAAATTGGTGGGAGATCAGGAAGAATCAAAGGAGGTAGCACTTTGCATTTCggcagaaagaaaggaaggcTTATGGATTGTCGAGGACAGACCATTTGTGGAAATAGCCAACAGTAACAAAATCCATCAAGCAGATGGCCTAATTCAGACAGAAACATCAGGACTGAGCCCATGTAGCCCAGAATCCCCACAAGGTGGAGAGCAACCTCACACCTCCCAGCCAAAACGATTTATTTCCAACGAAGAGGGCGCTGGTGTCATCGCCGTGGGGGTGCACGACAGCGAAGATGACGAGGAGTCGGATGCTGAAGAGCGAGGCGAAGAAGGCGCTAGTGCAGCAGCAGAGGAGGGGGACTCCACTTCTGATCCTGGGACGGTACAGAAAAGCTACTGGAGTCGTCACTTCCTGGTGGATCTGTTGGCAGTGGCGATCCCCGTGGTGCCGACGGTGGCGTGGCTGTGCCGGGGTCCGGTTCGAGTCGGGCAACCCATGTACCACTTCGGGTCACTGCTGAGGGGCTGCTGCACTGTGGCTCTGCACTCGTTGCGCAGAGGAGGGGGGTTGAGGCATTACCCCGCAGGCGGGGGAGACCTTGGTGGATCTCAGATGTGA
- the snphb gene encoding syntaphilin isoform X1 codes for MSAPAPASRRSASGSRRFNPLKALQPKRRLQQILASSPVPVPRPESGSGGAAPVATAPVAIPVPAPPAFDYCRFIELDYVPMETGYMVSMRPTKGYASTAKGHASTKSPDRHSRPTNSPSTPRSRRSPAGPSNRDPYGNASLSSSSNSGSCKGSDCSPTKGRHQKYISCTDNHGIRPPPPEQYLTPLQQKEVCIRHLRAKLKETITTLQNRDTEIDELREKLYRMQEDWVEEECHRVEAQLALKEARLEIQQLKQAVDTVRDRLSDAGGLSGDIGVQKYFQDITTQNHKLENLLLNMELAQVGLAKEGEAIAGRRTRVGGSAPASVSGESPGGIPKPAIGGRGSCSCDGSPARSLTRSSTYTKLSDQAANLNGNGADFPCLSADGTQDSGFVCCGESSSVPSRADLLLEAAFLSEETASLLNSYAQTFSRTTSNSLPHTYSQTLPRSFPHNLSHSVPHTMPHSATYEKLCSGERLPTFRCGLGGGSCMNHPCLSHHHLYLHPLHETGIQTESCPIPATSGCPSDLDTIAEQRTFRSQACSPTSTWMSDEGEEDIDSITTTTSTTRSTVMSTATEPIPFSKLPRVNSIPRSATVTCSMESPTCEGKEDEEEEPAAVDDRDEMSGVQPTEVQLKTEPGKLVGDQEESKEVALCISAERKEGLWIVEDRPFVEIANSNKIHQADGLIQTETSGLSPCSPESPQGGEQPHTSQPKRFISNEEGAGVIAVGVHDSEDDEESDAEERGEEGASAAAEEGDSTSDPGTVQKSYWSRHFLVDLLAVAIPVVPTVAWLCRGPVRVGQPMYHFGSLLRGCCTVALHSLRRGGGLRHYPAGGGDLGGSQM; via the exons ATGTCTGCCCCTGCTCCAGCCAGTCGGAGGTCTGCATCGGGCTCTCGCCG ATTCAACCCTCTGAAGGCACTGCAGCCCAAACGTCGCTTGCAGCAAATACTGGCCTCCTCGCCCGTCCCGGTCCCCAGGCCGGAGTCCGGGTCGGGGGGGGCCGCACCGGTTGCCACGGCGCCGGTAGCCATTCCGGTGCCGGCGCCCCCTGC GTTTGACTATTGCAGGTTCATAGAGCTAGACTACGTCCCCATGGAGACAGGTTACATGGTGTCTATGCGCCCGACTAAAGGCTATGCATCCACTGCAAAAGGACACGCTTCCACCAAGTCCCCGGACCGCCATAGCCGTCCAACAAACTCCCCCTCTACCCCTCGCTCCCG GCGGTCACCGGCAGGCCCCAGCAACAGGGATCCTTATGGCAATGCCTCCCTCAGTAGCAGCAGCAACTCCGGCTCTTGTAAAGGCAGCGACTGCAGCCCAACCAAAGG ACGTCACCAGAAGTACATATCATGTACTGACAACCACGGTATTCGGCCCCCGCCACCAGAACAATACCTCACACCTCTGCAGCAAAAGGAGGTGTGCATCCGCCACCTGCGGGCCAAGCTAAAAGAAACTATCACCACACTGCAAAACAG GGACACAGAGATAGATGAGTTAAGAGAAAAGCTTTACAGGATGCAGGAGGACTGGGTGGAAGAGGAGTGCCACCGCGTGGAGGCTCAGCTGGCACTGAAGGAGGCGCGACTGGAGATCCAACAACTTAAACAGGCCGTGGACACGGTCCGCGACAGGTTGAGCGATGCCGGGGGACTCAGCGGGGACATCGGGGTCCAGAAGTACTTTCAAGACATCACCACTCAAAACCACAAGCTTGAGAACCTGTTGCTCAACATGGAATTAGCTCAGGTGGGATTAGCCAAGGAGGGAGAAGCCATAGCAGGCCGTCGAACCCGCGTTGGGGGTTCAGCGCCAGCGTCAGTGTCTGGGGAAAGTCCAGGAGGAATACCAAAACCAGCAATAGGAGGAAGGGGGTCTTGTTCTTGTGATGGTTCGCCAGCCCGTTCTCTGACCCGTAGCTCCACCTACACCAAACTGAGTGATCAAGCAGCAAACCTAAATGGCAACGGTGCGGATTTTCCTTGTCTTTCAGCTGATGGCACTCAGGACAGTGGCTTTGTCTGCTGCGGGGAGAGCAGTAGTGTCCCGAGTCGGGCCGACCTGCTCCTAGAGGCCGCCTTCCTTTCTGAGGAAACAGCTTCATTGCTCAACTCCTACGCACAAACCTTTTCCCGCACCACATCCAACTCTTTACCTCACACTTACTCCCAAACCTTACCTCGTTCGTTCCCTCACAACCTGTCACACTCGGTGCCCCACACTATGCCGCACTCCGCCACCTATGAGAAGCTGTGCTCGGGTGAACGCCTGCCAACATTTCGTTGTGGCTTAGGTGGAGGCAGCTGTATGAACCACCCATGCTTGTCACACCATCACCTCTACCTACACCCCCTACACGAGACAGGCATCCAGACTGAGAGCTGTCCCATTCCAGCAACATCAGGTTGCCCATCAGACTTGGATACGATTGCTGAACAGCGTACCTTCAGATCCCAAGCCTGCAGCCCAACTTCAACTTGGATGTCCgatgaaggagaagaagatATAGActccatcaccaccaccacttcTACAACCAGATCAACTGTCATGAGCACAGCCACAGAGCCGATTCCATTTTCCAAATTGCCTCGGGTTAATTCCATTCCGCGTTCTGCCACTGTGACCTGTTCCATGGAGAGTCCTACGTGTGAAGGAAAGGAAGACGAAGAGGAAGAACCTGCTGCAGTGGACGATCGGGATGAAATGTCAGGAGTCCAACCAACAGAAGTACAGCTGAAGACAGAGCCAGGAAAATTGGTGGGAGATCAGGAAGAATCAAAGGAGGTAGCACTTTGCATTTCggcagaaagaaaggaaggcTTATGGATTGTCGAGGACAGACCATTTGTGGAAATAGCCAACAGTAACAAAATCCATCAAGCAGATGGCCTAATTCAGACAGAAACATCAGGACTGAGCCCATGTAGCCCAGAATCCCCACAAGGTGGAGAGCAACCTCACACCTCCCAGCCAAAACGATTTATTTCCAACGAAGAGGGCGCTGGTGTCATCGCCGTGGGGGTGCACGACAGCGAAGATGACGAGGAGTCGGATGCTGAAGAGCGAGGCGAAGAAGGCGCTAGTGCAGCAGCAGAGGAGGGGGACTCCACTTCTGATCCTGGGACGGTACAGAAAAGCTACTGGAGTCGTCACTTCCTGGTGGATCTGTTGGCAGTGGCGATCCCCGTGGTGCCGACGGTGGCGTGGCTGTGCCGGGGTCCGGTTCGAGTCGGGCAACCCATGTACCACTTCGGGTCACTGCTGAGGGGCTGCTGCACTGTGGCTCTGCACTCGTTGCGCAGAGGAGGGGGGTTGAGGCATTACCCCGCAGGCGGGGGAGACCTTGGTGGATCTCAGATGTGA
- the snphb gene encoding syntaphilin isoform X3 — protein MSAPAPASRRSASGSRRRSPAGPSNRDPYGNASLSSSSNSGSCKGSDCSPTKGRHQKYISCTDNHGIRPPPPEQYLTPLQQKEVCIRHLRAKLKETITTLQNRDTEIDELREKLYRMQEDWVEEECHRVEAQLALKEARLEIQQLKQAVDTVRDRLSDAGGLSGDIGVQKYFQDITTQNHKLENLLLNMELAQVGLAKEGEAIAGRRTRVGGSAPASVSGESPGGIPKPAIGGRGSCSCDGSPARSLTRSSTYTKLSDQAANLNGNGADFPCLSADGTQDSGFVCCGESSSVPSRADLLLEAAFLSEETASLLNSYAQTFSRTTSNSLPHTYSQTLPRSFPHNLSHSVPHTMPHSATYEKLCSGERLPTFRCGLGGGSCMNHPCLSHHHLYLHPLHETGIQTESCPIPATSGCPSDLDTIAEQRTFRSQACSPTSTWMSDEGEEDIDSITTTTSTTRSTVMSTATEPIPFSKLPRVNSIPRSATVTCSMESPTCEGKEDEEEEPAAVDDRDEMSGVQPTEVQLKTEPGKLVGDQEESKEVALCISAERKEGLWIVEDRPFVEIANSNKIHQADGLIQTETSGLSPCSPESPQGGEQPHTSQPKRFISNEEGAGVIAVGVHDSEDDEESDAEERGEEGASAAAEEGDSTSDPGTVQKSYWSRHFLVDLLAVAIPVVPTVAWLCRGPVRVGQPMYHFGSLLRGCCTVALHSLRRGGGLRHYPAGGGDLGGSQM, from the exons ATGTCTGCCCCTGCTCCAGCCAGTCGGAGGTCTGCATCGGGCTCTCGCCG GCGGTCACCGGCAGGCCCCAGCAACAGGGATCCTTATGGCAATGCCTCCCTCAGTAGCAGCAGCAACTCCGGCTCTTGTAAAGGCAGCGACTGCAGCCCAACCAAAGG ACGTCACCAGAAGTACATATCATGTACTGACAACCACGGTATTCGGCCCCCGCCACCAGAACAATACCTCACACCTCTGCAGCAAAAGGAGGTGTGCATCCGCCACCTGCGGGCCAAGCTAAAAGAAACTATCACCACACTGCAAAACAG GGACACAGAGATAGATGAGTTAAGAGAAAAGCTTTACAGGATGCAGGAGGACTGGGTGGAAGAGGAGTGCCACCGCGTGGAGGCTCAGCTGGCACTGAAGGAGGCGCGACTGGAGATCCAACAACTTAAACAGGCCGTGGACACGGTCCGCGACAGGTTGAGCGATGCCGGGGGACTCAGCGGGGACATCGGGGTCCAGAAGTACTTTCAAGACATCACCACTCAAAACCACAAGCTTGAGAACCTGTTGCTCAACATGGAATTAGCTCAGGTGGGATTAGCCAAGGAGGGAGAAGCCATAGCAGGCCGTCGAACCCGCGTTGGGGGTTCAGCGCCAGCGTCAGTGTCTGGGGAAAGTCCAGGAGGAATACCAAAACCAGCAATAGGAGGAAGGGGGTCTTGTTCTTGTGATGGTTCGCCAGCCCGTTCTCTGACCCGTAGCTCCACCTACACCAAACTGAGTGATCAAGCAGCAAACCTAAATGGCAACGGTGCGGATTTTCCTTGTCTTTCAGCTGATGGCACTCAGGACAGTGGCTTTGTCTGCTGCGGGGAGAGCAGTAGTGTCCCGAGTCGGGCCGACCTGCTCCTAGAGGCCGCCTTCCTTTCTGAGGAAACAGCTTCATTGCTCAACTCCTACGCACAAACCTTTTCCCGCACCACATCCAACTCTTTACCTCACACTTACTCCCAAACCTTACCTCGTTCGTTCCCTCACAACCTGTCACACTCGGTGCCCCACACTATGCCGCACTCCGCCACCTATGAGAAGCTGTGCTCGGGTGAACGCCTGCCAACATTTCGTTGTGGCTTAGGTGGAGGCAGCTGTATGAACCACCCATGCTTGTCACACCATCACCTCTACCTACACCCCCTACACGAGACAGGCATCCAGACTGAGAGCTGTCCCATTCCAGCAACATCAGGTTGCCCATCAGACTTGGATACGATTGCTGAACAGCGTACCTTCAGATCCCAAGCCTGCAGCCCAACTTCAACTTGGATGTCCgatgaaggagaagaagatATAGActccatcaccaccaccacttcTACAACCAGATCAACTGTCATGAGCACAGCCACAGAGCCGATTCCATTTTCCAAATTGCCTCGGGTTAATTCCATTCCGCGTTCTGCCACTGTGACCTGTTCCATGGAGAGTCCTACGTGTGAAGGAAAGGAAGACGAAGAGGAAGAACCTGCTGCAGTGGACGATCGGGATGAAATGTCAGGAGTCCAACCAACAGAAGTACAGCTGAAGACAGAGCCAGGAAAATTGGTGGGAGATCAGGAAGAATCAAAGGAGGTAGCACTTTGCATTTCggcagaaagaaaggaaggcTTATGGATTGTCGAGGACAGACCATTTGTGGAAATAGCCAACAGTAACAAAATCCATCAAGCAGATGGCCTAATTCAGACAGAAACATCAGGACTGAGCCCATGTAGCCCAGAATCCCCACAAGGTGGAGAGCAACCTCACACCTCCCAGCCAAAACGATTTATTTCCAACGAAGAGGGCGCTGGTGTCATCGCCGTGGGGGTGCACGACAGCGAAGATGACGAGGAGTCGGATGCTGAAGAGCGAGGCGAAGAAGGCGCTAGTGCAGCAGCAGAGGAGGGGGACTCCACTTCTGATCCTGGGACGGTACAGAAAAGCTACTGGAGTCGTCACTTCCTGGTGGATCTGTTGGCAGTGGCGATCCCCGTGGTGCCGACGGTGGCGTGGCTGTGCCGGGGTCCGGTTCGAGTCGGGCAACCCATGTACCACTTCGGGTCACTGCTGAGGGGCTGCTGCACTGTGGCTCTGCACTCGTTGCGCAGAGGAGGGGGGTTGAGGCATTACCCCGCAGGCGGGGGAGACCTTGGTGGATCTCAGATGTGA